In Juglans microcarpa x Juglans regia isolate MS1-56 chromosome 7D, Jm3101_v1.0, whole genome shotgun sequence, the following are encoded in one genomic region:
- the LOC121238702 gene encoding beta-glucosidase BoGH3B-like: MARIPIPFLGILFLAICFCSSMAEAQGYVGYKDPRRPVGARIKNLLARMTLEEKIGQMVQIERANATAQVMKDYLIGSVLSGGGSVPAPKASPEQWVDMVNDIQKGALATRLGIPMIYGIDAVHGHNNVYKATIFPHNVGLGVTRDPDLLRRIGAATALEVRATGIPYAFAPCIAVCRDPRWGRCYESYSEDPKIVKMMTEIIPGLQGDIPANSRKGVPYVGGKDKVAACAKHYVGDGGTVKGIDENNTIVSQHELYSIHMPAYYDSIIKGVATVMASYSSLNGMKMHANHKMLTGFLKNRLHFRGFVISDWEGIDRITYPPHANYTYSVQASILAGVDMVMVPYNYPEFINELTNLVKKNVIPMSRIDDAVKRILRVKFSMGLFESPLADNSLADEVGSKEHRELAREAVRKSLVLLQNGKSAAAGPLLPLPKKVPKILVAGSHADNLGYQCGGWTIEWQGLGGNDLSAGTTILNAIKATVDQSTQVVFNENPDPAFVKSNDFSYAIVVVGEQPYAETKGDNLNLTLPEPGPNTINNVCGAVKCVVVVVSGRPLVMEPYLASMDALVAAWLPGSEGQGVADALFGDYGFSGKLARTWFKRVDQLPMNVGDQHYDPLFPFGFGLTTKPSRQSS; encoded by the exons ATGGCGAGAATTCCAATCCCCTTCTTGGGAATTTTGTTTTTGGCAATATGTTTCTGCTCATCAATGGCAGAAGCTCAAGGATATGTGGGATACAAGGACCCAAGGCGACCGGTTGGAGCTAGGATAAAAAATCTCTTGGCAAGAATGACTCTGGAAGAAAAAATTGGTCAGATGGTTCAAATTGAAAGGGCTAATGCCACTGCTCAGGTCATGAAGGATTACTTAATCG GTAGTGTATTAAGTGGTGGAGGGAGTGTGCCTGCTCCAAAGGCTTCTCCAGAACAATGGGTAGACATGGTGAATGATATTCAGAAAGGGGCTCTTGCTACCCGTCTTGGAATCCCTATGATTTATGGAATTGATGCAGTTCATGGACACAACAATGTATATAAAGCAACCATTTTCCCCCATAATGTGGGTCTTGGAGTGACCAG GGATCCTGATCTTCTAAGGAGGATCGGTGCTGCAACTGCGCTTGAAGTTCGAGCCACTGGGATTCCATATGCTTTTGCTCCTTGTATCGCG GTTTGCAGGGATCCAAGGTGGGGTCGGTGTTATGAGAGCTATAGTGAGGACCCCAAGATTGTAAAGATGATGACAGAGATCATCCCAGGTTTGCAAGGAGATATCCCTGCAAATTCTAGAAAGGGAGTTCCGTACGTTGGTGGGAA GGATAAGGTGGCAGCTTGTGCAAAGCACTATGTTGGTGATGGAGGCACAGTTAAAGGAATTGACGAAAACAACACCATAGTCAGTCAGCACGAATTGTACAGCATCCACATGCCTGCTTACTATGATTCAATTATTAAGGGTGTCGCTACTGTTATGGCATCTTACTCGAGTTTGAATGGAATGAAGATGCATGCGAACCATAAGATGCTCACAGGGTTTCTCAAGAACAGACTCCACTTCAGG GGTTTCGTCATCTCAGATTGGGAGGGAATTGACAGGATTACATATCCACCACATGCAAACTACACTTACTCTGTTCAAGCTTCAATTCTAGCTGGTGTTGACATG GTCATGGTTCCTTACAACTACCCAGAATTTATCAATGAATTGACCAATCTGGTTAAGAAGAATGTCATTCCCATGAGCCGCATAGATGATGCTGTGAAGAGGATTTTGAGGGTTAAGTTCTCCATGGGGCTCTTTGAGAGCCCGCTGGCTGATAACAGTCTGGCCGACGAAGTTGGAAGCAAG GAGCATAGGGAACTCGCGAGGGAAGCTGTGAGGAAATCACTTGTGCTATTGCAAAATGGAAAATCTGCAGCTGCCGGGCCTCTGCTGCCTCTCCCTAAGAAAGTGCCAAAGATTCTTGTTGCTGGAAGCCATGCAGACAACTTGGGTTATCAATGCGGTGGATGGACAATCGAATGGCAAGGACTTGGCGGGAATGACCTCAGTGCCG GAACCACCATCCTAAATGCCATCAAAGCCACTGTGGACCAAAGCACCCAGGTGGTCTTCAATGAGAACCCTGACCCTGCCTTTGTCAAGTCCAATGACTTCTCCTACGCCATCGTGGTAGTAGGCGAGCAACCCTACGCTGAGACCAAAGGTGATAACCTGAACCTCACTCTCCCTGAGCCCGGGCCTAACACAATCAACAATGTATGCGGGGCTGTCAAgtgtgttgttgttgttgtttccGGACGGCCTCTTGTCATGGAACCATATCTTGCATCAATGGACGCTCTGGTGGCTGCATGGCTCCCAGGTAGTGAAGGTCAAGGTGTGGCTGATGCTCTTTTTGGTGACTATGGATTTTCTGGCAAGCTGGCTCGAACATGGTTTAAACGAGTAGATCAGCTACCCATGAATGTTGGGGATCAACACTATGACCCTCTTTTCCCATTTGGTTTTGGGCTAACAACTAAGCCTTCGAGGCAAAGCAGCTGA